A DNA window from Aspergillus nidulans FGSC A4 chromosome V contains the following coding sequences:
- a CDS encoding metal homeostatis BSD2 family protein (transcript_id=CADANIAT00003397) has protein sequence MSSQRYERVNAHDDDDTPPSIALQPTSSSPPPSFRSRSASPSSRRLLHDDPLHRNSTEQTLADAFDDSDSEADDEPDDRQRLMRAQPDAWTTADTGNNTSTSADGVGAASSSGTGGDAQVGGRSNTDATPSRGFQRTSTLLPFFGGTSSSGSNRHITSSNDGVFANLAAKPERGEKSEDLPPSYEEAAADATPPYWETTIVAPGISSDEVYVDGLPVGSIFSFIWNAMISMSFQLVGFLLTYLLHTTHAAKNGSRAGLGLTLVQYGFYMKGGSESSSGGGSDEHITPPDPNSHSFDPNQVAEGGGSGGDGGGGAAAITTSEWISYVLMIVGWFILIRAISDFLRARRHEQLVLQSPERGLPVPVIAENERSETVV, from the exons ATGAGCTCGCAGCGTTATGAACGG GTAAACGCccacgacgacgatgacacCCCTCCGTCGATCGCCCTGCAGCCtacttcttcatctccgccTCCCTCGTTCCGCTCACGTTCCGCTTCGCCCTCCTCACGACGTCTCCTTCACGACGACCCTCTACACCGAAACAGCACAGAACAGACTCTCGCCGATGCGTTTGATGACAGCGACTCTGAGGCAGATGATGAGCCAGATGACCGGCAACGGCTAATGCGAGCTCAGCCGGATGCCTGGACGACAGCAGATACTGGCAACAACACATCGACATCAGCAGACGGGGTCGGGGCAGCGTCCTCATCCGGTACGGGCGGTGACGCACAGGTGGGAGGTCGCTCAAATACGGATGCCACGCCTTCGAGAGGGTTTCAGCGAACCTCCACGTTGTTGCCTTTCTTTGGCGGCACGTCAAGTTCCGGATCGAATCGCCATATCACTTCATCAAATGATGGGGTTTTTGCGAATTTGGCAGCCAAGCCAGAGAGGGGGGAAAAGAGTGAGGATTTGCCTCCG TCATatgaagaggctgctgcCGATGCGACTCCACCATACTGGGAGACCACTATTGTGGCACCTGGTATTTCGTCGGATGAGGTCTACGTTGATGGGCTGCCGGTCggctcgatcttctctttcattTGGAATGCCATGATTTCTATGTCGTTCCAACTAGttggcttcctcctcacatATTTGCTCCACACGACACATGCCGCAAAGAACGGGAGCCGGGCTGGTCTCGGCCTCACATTAGTGCAGTACGGTTTTTATATGAAGGGAGGTAGTGAGTCAAGTTCGGGTGGAGGTTCTGACGAACATATTACACCGCCGGACCCTAATAGCCATAGCTTTGACCCGAACCAGGTGGCCGAAGGTGGAGGCTCAGGCGGCgatggaggtggtggtgcGGCTGCAATCACCACGAGCGAGTGGATTTCTTATGTTTTGATGATTGTTGGATGGTTCATCCTAATCCGGGCTATTAGCGACTTCCTCCGGGCTCGACGCCATGAGCAATTGGTCCTGCAAAGCCCTGAGCGCGGGCTCCCTGTTCCGGTCATTGCTGAGAATGAGAGGTCCGAGACAGTCGTCTAA
- a CDS encoding uncharacterized protein (transcript_id=CADANIAT00003398), which produces MAKIDAAEGESASCPAPLNQGPVEARSLSSITAIASNPPNYPRNPAQKKLDPLVLYIVRVPGSKDVFLTPLKPPTKSSVSAEAINASLYYLHVASPDDEILLQEYEQEREERARLRKEGLIDDDPDLPIPPLEVARLNNVRRKPVAVAGTGGGAGMKDTESPTTAPSSPVKRRPLPSELPVQEGENKSSLLIGEEASPVLPPRPTSFNVPNQAGAVDQMSPVLPPRPVSNTPLPANGLEYPPPMPPRPSPSVPACEASSDKRASPKKNNRWSALSGYISNHIQRGDRHEAASPLRHSFDVSRPQMRPSSSHDLFAPYSPPGYSSRSPGQSPTRRPRDSASPLQPQPGFHITLIRRDPSHGSQWNVATMSTPSADSTGIDIDVSTPGYSRFAGQNEPFSLDSLGLNLPAEARNLLSRHPNIVSQSDSPDTTSAPRDPSQPRRFHRKLLVSRPHNLEDARNSRGSLDVSGGRPSMDSISGSSINSHQPASSKLKSGYYTFTSPWNGTCTFSASVNGRSLKCKHMIPSPGLPNSNHDNPAVTVAELRFNTPFQTGHLQYPGSSHASPFLLSQTTLLKDPSANPDPSAPYYFDPSSPPPSKRAAIANLINQRLNRRLSNSSSSDGGGNEAPPPLPTRPPPSDQRIDLSLAREKAGGGMRGDSAKLGKLIIEDEGIKMLDLVVAASMAVWWRGYYY; this is translated from the exons ATGGCCAAGATCGATGCGGCGGAGGGGGAGTCCGCTTCGTGTCCCGCGCCGCTAAACCAAGGGCCGGTCGAGGCTCGCTCGCTGTCCTCCATCACCGCAATCGCATCAAATCCTCCAAACTACCCTCGCAATCCGgcacagaagaagctcgatcCGTTGGTACTGTATATTGTGAGGGTGCCTGGAAGTAAAG ACGTCTTTCTTACACCTCTTAAACCACCCACAAAGTCCAGCGTCTCGGCTGAAGCGATCAATGCATCCCTCTACTACCTCCATGTTGCGTCCCCCGACgatgagatcctcctccaagaATACGAGCAGGAGCGCGAGGAGCGCGCGCGGCTACGCAAAGAAGGGCTTATTGACGACGATCCGGACCTGCCGATACCGCCGCTTGAAGTCGCGCGCTTGAATAATGTTCGGCGTAAacctgttgctgttgctggcactggcggcggcgctgggaTGAAGGATACAGAATCCCCCACTACCGCACCTTCGTCGCCAGTGAAGCGGCGTCCTCTGCCTTCGGAATTGCCAGTTCAGGAGGGGGAAAATAAATCGTCGCTTCTTATAGGTGAGGAGGCGTCGCCTGTGCTGCCCCCGCGGCCGACCTCCTTCAATGTGCCAAACCAGGCTGGAGCAGTAGATCAGATGTCGCCAGTTCTACCTCCGCGCCCCGTCTCTAACACGCCCCTTCCAGCAAATGGACTAGAGTACCCGCCACCCATGCCCCCACGCCCATCGCCTAGTGTTCCAGCGTGTGAGGCATCTTCTGACAAGCGTGCATCGCCGAAAAAGAATAACCGCTGGAGTGCGCTGTCTGGATATATCTCTAATCATATCCAGCGCGGTGACAGGCATGAAGCGGCCTCCCCACTTCGTCACAGCTTTGATGTCTCCCGCCCGCAGATGcgcccttcttcgtcgcATGATCTATTTGCGCCGTATTCTCCGCCGGGGTACTCTTCCAGAAGTCCTGGGCAGTCTCCTACTCGGCGACCACGCGATAGCGCTTCTCCGCTGCAGCCTCAACCAGGCTTTCATATCACCCTGATCCGCCGTGACCCTAGCCACGGAAGCCAGTGGAATGTGGCAACCATGTCCACGCCTTCGGCAGACAGTACTGGCATAGATATTGATGTGTCGACACCAGGGTATAGCCGGTTCGCGGGACAAAATGAGCCTTTCTCACTTGATTCCCTCGGCTTGAACTTACCCGCTGAAGCTCGCAATCTACTTAGCCGACATCCAAACATTGTCTCCCAGTCCGATTCGCCAGACACCACCTCGGCTCCACGCGATCCGTCACAACCTCGACGCTTTCATCGCAAGCTTCTTGTGTCGAGACCTCACAACTTGGAAGACGCTCGCAACTCGCGCGGGTCTCTAGACGTATCTGGAGGGCGCCCCTCAATGGATAGCATCTCCGGTAGTTCTATCAACTCACACCAACCAGCATCATCTAAGCTCAAGAGCGGCTATTATACGTTTACATCACCCTGGAATGGCACCTGCACGTTCTCAGCCAGCGTCAACGGTCGAAGTCTGAAATGCAAGCATATGATCCCCTCTCCGGGGCTTCCCAACTCTAATCACGATAACCCTGCTGTGACTGTGGCAGAACTACGCTTCAACACCCCTTTCCAAACCGGTCATCTTCAGTACCCTGGATCTTCACATGCCTCTCCGTTTCTCCTCAGTCAAACTACTCTTCTTAAAGATCCCTCAGCAAATCCCGACCCCTCGGCTCCGTATTATTTCGATCCTTCATCACCGCCCCCTTCCAAACGCGCCGCTATTGccaacctcatcaaccaGAGATTGAACCGCAGGCTGTCAAATAGCAGCTCAAGTGACGGAGGGGGCAACGAAGCGCCTCCACCACTACCCACCCGTCCTCCTCCAAGCGATCAACGCATCGATCTTTCGCTTGCGCGTGAGAAAGCTGGCGGAGGCATGCGTGGCGACAGTGCTAAATTGGGTaagctcatcatcgaagATGAGGGTATCAAAATGCTTGATTTGGTGGTTGCCGCTTCCATGGCTGTCTGGTGGAGGGGGTATTATTACTAG